The Rhodamnia argentea isolate NSW1041297 chromosome 10, ASM2092103v1, whole genome shotgun sequence sequence AAAGATGCCCACATAATATTTGTTTTAGACATtaagcaaaaattgatttctctcTACTTTAtgcaatatttttctcaaatatatGCACAATATTTGTGGAGTACCTGGGGAATTTGGAATAGAGTATCGATTGTCTGACCAAAGTTCCTCCATTGGTACCCGTCGTCAGTGAAATAAGTCCTCACCATTGACCATACATACGGAGCCTCTCTGcagaaaaatgagtaattccTGGTTCATGTTGCAGTATGTTTATTTCgtagaaaatgaaagatttaaaaaatatttctccaaaaatgatCGTATGtatcatttcaaataattagttaataaaacaTATTCTTATTATTTACAACaacttatgtctaaatattttcgtggacaatAAAAGAAATTCCTGCTCATCATTTCTACAAGCGATATTACCgattattttctgaaaaacattttccaaatcattcattttatatGAAACAAACGGATCATCATTAAGATCCATGTGATGTGCATACCTTAACTAAtaccaaaacaaataaaaaatctgtatgagaaattaatgaaaactgGACATATCATTTGTGAAGTACTTGGATGACTCGGAGTTGAGAATCAATTTTTGATAATATGTCCTCCAAGCGATCAAATTCTGGTCCAGTCTTTTCCGTGCATGCCAAGTCCTGTGAAATAAATGAGTAATTCCCATTTCATGTTAGAATTATTAAGATTCATGTACATATCTTAACTAAAAacagaacaataaaaaaatctatatgagaaattaatgaaaatggaTGTATCATTTGTGAAGTACTTGGGTGACTTAGAGTTGagaatcaatttctgatcataTGTCCTCCTTTTGTGCCCGTTGTTGTCGATCAAATTCTGGTCCAATCTTGTCCGTGTATCCGAAATCTTTCTGCGCAAAAATGAGTAATTCCCATTTCATGTTAGAATTACTTAGACCCATATATATAATTTAGCTCCATATGAAACCTCTCTCATCTTCTGCCTAATAACAAGATaaatgaaataacaaaaaaaaataataacttgtATTATCTGCAAGTTAGACAAGCTCGTTATAATCCAATCATCATCTGTCAAATGTCAAGTTGTGTCCCAAAATCATATGAACAGCGAAACGATCTATTTTTGTCTTCCCCTTCTCCTAAATTTCGAGACATCTTCACACCGTCATTTTCAAACTTGGGATGCTCACCTTTTATGTAACCGTTCTTCCCAAAAAGAAACTTAATAGGTTTGTCGAATTACGCGAAACTCCACTTAAATAAagtcaggaaaaaaaaaccaccacgAATTTTGTCCCTTAATTACCTCGGGACCGGGGTGTGGATGCTCTCACGTCCCCCGGAGACCTCGGACCTAACACAGGCGTTGGTCGGCACTGGCGGCGGCTTGATGCCCTCCTCGGAGACCCCAGACCTAACACAGGCGTTGGTCGGGACCGGCGGGGGCTTGATGCTCTCCTCGGAGACTTCCACGGAGACCTCGGACCTAACACAGGCGTTGGCCGGGACCGGCAAGACCTCGTAGGACTCGGCAGCACTGCTCGATAGGGATAGGGTGTTGCTGAACGACCTGAGGACGTTGACGATCGGATCTTCCGCAATCAAGGGCTGCGCTGTGTCATTGCCAGTTTGAGAGTGAGCGTCGAAGAGATGTCTGATCTTCTTCGTGGGATTCTGGCCATGGAGGAGCTCCTTGATCGCGTGCTTGCGGCTTGAGGAGAGGTTCTTAGGCCAAGCGCAGCGCTCCATTTGATGCGACCTGCAGGTCTTCTGCTTGCTTTGTGATGTGATGAGCGAGGAAAGTCAACAGAGAGGACAAAAGAGCTCTTGGTAAACTGCAAAGAGGatcgaccaaaaaggaaaaaagaaaacgaaaactGCAAGAGGCAAGGAAGATACGTGGGAGGTGGTGCGAAAATTCCACGTCTTGTGGGATCTAGCCATCCCCACGTGCGGCGCGTGGGCGTTACTGTGAGGTCGACAGCAGATGATATCATGtcttattactattattattattgttatgattattgttattatttatcGCTGGGAGCGATGCTTTAATTCTCTCAactcaaaaattattatttatgaaGCCTAAGGAGATCATTACTTCATATTTGTTGCTCTGTTTTATTAATAATAGGAAAATAACCAAGCGATTTCTCATATCGATCTTTCATGATTCTCCAAGCCTCTTGGAACTATGAATTATctccatttgatttgattgtgcataTTATTGACTTATCCTATAAAGGTTATAAACATAGGCTAAGTACTCTTCATTATTAAATGTACAGACGTGACACAATCCTCGCTTCCGCCTATTTTTGTTATCTTGATATCAGAGCTCTAGATGTCTGGGCCCGGTATCCCTTCATCCTCCCATACCAAACCGGTTCAATTATCCGACTAAACcggttctcttccttttctgtcCAATTCAACCAGATTCCGACCGATTCTTGGAAGAGATTTCAGACCGATTCTTAAGGTGTAAGGTATTTGAATGTTTTTGGTGTCTGTTTTCAGCCTTATTTTTCTCCGTATATATATATCCTCTAAGGTGttggttttttcaatttctttatcCATCCTACCGTTTTCGAATGTAAATTGCATATAATGGataaattggaaatttcattATATCCGTTCAGCAGACCATATAAATAGTACACATTATATTTCATGGGCTTAAAAAATATCACTTTTTTCTGGTGGACATAGGCTTTAGCATTGGTGATGTTTGTGCGCCTACAAAGAGTATTGGTGAAAGCAAGGACAAATTTGTAAATAGCTGGAGAAGCGGTATAGAGAATCACCACATCCTATGCTAGCTTCACTTCTATATCGAGATCTTTCACCtcgtctcgagtttgaacctaTACTACACTCATAATAGCTAGTCATAGTAGAAACATTTGGACATCCAAATTATCGTTACCCGACACTTTCTTGGATCCTAAATTTTCATTAAACTATGATATATGTGggacaattttttgaaattgaatttgacATTCGACATACCATAAAGTGAGATGCCTCTTTGAGCTTATCTCCTTAAAGCTTTTGAACTCTTTTACTAGCTTTGTTGCCACAATATCATATGAAACTTGTAATAGTTCATAAGCTTATTTGGAATACATATATGTTTCTGCCCCAAAATTATAAAATGTGGCTCTAAAATTCGCAGTTCCTACATCATGAAGACCAAGATCATTAGAAATTTAGAGAGCAGAGGAGACAAACTTTCATACCGGAAAGTCGAATCAGAGCATCACTAGAACAAAATCCGCATTGGCCTAGCGAACATTAGAATGAACAATGAGCAGAAGATAAATCGTGTACAGCATAAACGGTGTGAATCTTGTTAGGATCAAACTCAACTGACAATTCATAGAGAATCAAAAATGACAATGAAACTATGAACTCACTCTTGCAGACTTGCAGCCTATTGAATTCACACCCTCCGAAATTAGCTTGAAGAACCCGACGAATTCCGGCAATACAAGAATCAAACAGAATATAAAAGTTTAGCACGCCACGTAAACAAAACAAGCACGTTAGTAGATGACCAGAGAGCAACCACAACCTTCGAATGCGGAACTTGCACAGAGGTTATTAATCTAAAAGTCTGGTTCTCGATATCATGTCGAGCATGCGGAATCACGGGATTCGACACCATCAAGCCCCGATATATTAGGGCATTCCCGCACCCGTAAGTTATAGAGGGACCGTAAACCTTCCAGGCCGGTGACTTCTGTTAGCTCATAGCACTCCTCAAGATACAATTCGGATAAGTGCTTCAAATTCGACAAATCCGTCACCGCTTTCAATTTTCCACAACGTGCAATAGAAAGCATTAATAGCCCAACGGGCAGCTTTGGAAGATATTCAAGCCAAGGGCAATCACAAAGAGTGAGCTTCTTGAGAAGGGTTAGCTGGGAAAGATGCGGCAACGATGTACTCGGGCGGGTGATACGTAGAGCTGTTATGCCGGAGGGCGGTTCCGGTATTTCTTGAAGCTTTTGGCAATATCGAACCCTCGGGTTTTGGACACAAGAGAGCTTAGAAATGCTTTCTGGCAAGCCCGTAATGCCCGACTTGTCTAAATTAAGCTTGTTTAGGGAAACCGGTTCGCCTATTTCACTAGGTAGTCCTTTCGGATTTTTGCATCCTGAAGCTCTCAACTCTTGGAGTTCCGCCAACATTCCAATGGCACCAGGCAATTCCGTTACGCGAGATCGACAAATGTCCAAGATCCTCAACTTCTGCAGATTTCCAATGCTTTCGGGTAATTCCGCAATTGCTGTCCTTGCTAAATGCGGTTCGGCCAATGATGTCAAGTTCCCAATTGAATCAGGAATTTCTCTCAACGAGGGGCATCCCCATAATAACAAGCACCGCAATGATGCTAGATGGCCTATGGAGCTAGGTATGCGGGCAAGCGACACACAATTAGAGGCATCAAGAGTCCTAAGCTCCTTCATAGAACCAATGGATTTAGGAAATTCTTCAATCCGTGTCCCGGATACGTCCAACAAAGTTAACGACACAAGTGAGCCCATGGATTCTAGAAGTTGAGCCAATCGTCTACAAGACGAGGCACTTAGTGTCTCCACTTCGTCAAACAACCTCTCGAAATAGGAATCTCTTGTATATCCGTATGATCTAAGAGAAGCTCCCTCAATTTTTCCATTCTACCAACTCCCGCCGGTAGCTCCTCCAGTCTCTTACAACACCCGACATTCAAGGAGACAAGGGTCTTGATGTCACCGATAGAAGGATGAATCTCTTCTAGATGCCAGCATCCTTCAAATGATAAAATCTCCAAGCTTTTGAAAGTGGATAAGTCAGGAGTTCTTCTCAAAGACCGACAATTCGAGAGGTTGAGAACTTTGAGCTCGGTTGCCAtctagagaagaaaaaaaaaaagaaacaatgagaTTGGACTGCATTTCCGATGTTCTTCGTTCTTGTTTGGACTACTTAAAATTCCATAGAAAAATATCAATGCTCCACTACTCCTTTTATTTGGactttttagaagaatatataaatttttcatagcTAAGTCCCCATTCAACCATTGCTATAATACTCCACTACCTCACATATGTTTTATTTAAACATTCCTTAAGTAGTAGTGTTTGGCTATGTCACCAacatagaaataaatttttttttttttttggaactaaCCAacatagaaataatttttcagcaTATACTGCAAAAAGAATGTTAGGGACATACAACTGCTAACTATATTTTCTTACTGCATTAGGCATATCTTCCAATTTGGCTAAAATAAATATCAACCGGCTAGCACTTACAAAGCTAACATACAATTTGCTCTCACAAAAACCATTATGAAGCAATGCacttattttcaaatattaatgTTTACTTTTGTTTCTATAACAATTGATCCTGTCTATGACCATTCAAATAGTATTTCGGGTCAAAAACagttaagagttttttttttttgcttctttgaacATACCAAACTATACCTAAATAATTgcaacttttcatttttcatgaaggAAGATTGATGTACAGATGTAACAAGAATTGCTAAAAAGACATGCATCGGGAGAGATTCACTTAGAAGCCACAAACCATTCAGattaaaaaaactcaagatGGGCACAAATATTGTAGTTATATTTCTAAAAGATTGTAATTAATACAGTTAAAACAAGTTTTTATTTCTCAGTATGTCTAGTGTTAAGCATGATTGTTTGTTAACATATTAAGGACAGAAGCTTATCGTACATTTAGGTGCCTACAAATTCCTCTTATACTTAAGAGAAAAATCCTTAATCCGAGTAAGGATATTAAACCTCTccgagaaaagaaaggagaaaaggagaaCTTGGTGAGATTGGACTCTCAACAACACATGACTATCAACAAGAGATATGCCTTCTCTGCTACATCTTACCTTAACTGGACCCCATCCTCCCCAGTCCTCCGAAATCCCACTCCACGACGGATCAAGCACGACTAATTTCTTTGGATGGAAGTTGGCCGCTGCGAAATCCAAGGGACACTCCTCCCATTGAAGCCATCTTAATTGAGGAAGCAAGTTCAGGAAATCTCCAACAAGATTCGCAGCGTTCACTTGAAGGAACCTCAAACCGGTCGGTTCTTTAAATAGTTCACCTGTGTAGCTTCTTCTATAACCACATTTGTCCGGACGAAGAGCCTCGATCTTACTAGTGCCCTGCAATTAGAAAGCATTGTGGACCGTAAGTTTTGAATGATGAGATGAAACCAACTATATTTAAGACAAGCTGAACTAAATTCAATAGGTTGTCATACTATAATGGTGTAGGCTTCTCACTTTCAGCTTCCTTAAATGACAGGTTGCACTTGACAAATATTTATCTAATTTATGTAAAAATGTGAAGCTCGCAAGGGTGTTTCCGAACTTCTCCTTTTCTAACTATGCCCTTCTCAATTTGCACCTTttcaattccagaaaattctgaccaaaaaaaaaaaaaaaaagaagaattcccAGAAATTGCATCCCTTTGAAATTACAATTGAGGCCTCTCCTCATGCACACCCCATTTCAATATATCTAGCAAAATTCATGCCCCTTTATATGTGAAACAACACAACCCTAACTCATATCCTTTATACGTGAAACACCAGCACTCTTCTCTTACAGATCGAATACAACCATCAAATTTGCCATCAAAGAATTCCAATTGTAGAATCCCCCTTGTTTGCACTTCTCATATCAAAATCACAACGAGAATGTAAGCTGAAAAAGTATGGATGTGTTTTATATCAAATGTTATATCAATGATTTTTACTGCTCTAATCTACGGACATTTGATGCTATCTTTTCATTGTCGTGTTGATTCTATATAACAAGCGACGACTATTATAGTTGAAAAGGTGTATCGATACCCGTTGTGACTAAATGATAttcatcgaaaaaaaaaaatttaatcaacatGCTTTACAAATAAGTGAATATAATAAAGTTGTCcatcacaaaaggaaaaataatatatctttagAGGGTTATACTACATGACTACATATATGTCAATAATGGGTACAACCAAATGTATAATAAGTGATGGCTGTTACGATTGAAAAGTTGTATGGACAGTCATTATGAGAAAACACTATTATGTATTTCGTAAGTAAATGATACTAatcaataattaaataaaaattagataaCACGATAACTCATATTCAACAAATAAACGATATAAATGTACTAGATATGTGCTACAAATGCTCACTAAAGGTTCAACAGGTAGAAATATCGCGCAACATGATAGCCCACGATGAtataaaaattaacaaagtcTTTGCTAACTAAGATGCTCAATAAGAATTGCACGATCTAGGAATCAATGTGACAGCATGATGGCCTATATTTGACATGTAAATGTTATCGGGGGATTATTAGCAAAATTGTCCGTTGTCAAtcatcacgaaaaaaaaaatagcaaatttATAGAAAGAAATTCATCCCCGATTCTGAAAAGTctataaaatgaaataatatatatttagggTTATATTACACAGTTGCGCATATAACATAAGCAAATATGAAAGCCAACAACAAATTGACTTTGTTAACTAAGGGGAGACTTGACGgcaaaggacttgattgcacaagcTGTGAAAGATAGAGGACcacattgagcaaaaaataCAGAGGGAGGACTAAATCGCACAAACAATAATGCTTGGGGACTATATGTACTTAACCCAGCCTGAAAAATACAGAACCATTATAGCTAATGTTCacaaaacagaaatctcatttATCGGAGAAAACAACTCATAAGAGAAGTCAATACtcagtaaaataaaaaaggaaagaaaagggcgcacgagaaatcaaaagaagagTCCAAAAATCAAACACTTGCATCATACAGATACGTGGAAAAGCATTGGCCCCAACAATTTATAGATGTCATGTTTCCTCCGAAAGTGCTCTGTCAATCATTACTTTTTTGTAGTTTTGTTGTTGCattgaaattaccaaaagagtgTCCTCACCACAATATTACAAGGTAAATACATATAAATACACCCACATCATCAGTAACCAAGAAATTGCTCATTAATCATGTCCCTGAATCAGGCAAGAACAGCAATTAAATGAAGGAGCTCTTTTGTCAGGAGAAGCAGCAAGTTTTGGAGACTCAGGACtaacaataatttttaacaacAGCAATTAAATGAAGGAGCTCTTTTGTCGGTAGAAGCAGCAAGTTTTGGAGACTCGGGACTAACTATAATTTTTATctcaaacaagaaagagaagatggacTCACATTCACCGACTAAGACAAGTAGAGAAAATTCATACCTTGTTGCTCTCAAGCACATCTATGGCTTCCTCATGAATCCACAATCTGCTACGGCCTTGAGGCTCCTTTTGATTTTCTAGACGGACAATTTCCCTTCCGAAGTCTCTCAATTGATCGTGCATCATCAGCTTGCCGTCtttgtcaattttaatcggGGACATAACACACAATACTTCAATCCCACTCTCCGGGAAAAAATCACAGGAATCCCACATGTAAGTTGGATTTTGTTTGGATGATCCAATAAAGACACATGCAATGTCCAAGAATATCTGTTGCACCTCAAGATCTAATGCTTCATAACTTATCCTCAAAGTCTCTTGGACTTTCTTCTCGTGcactttctttaatttatttgaGGTATCTTTCCatactttttttgtctttccacATAAGAATGAACCTATGACTTCAAGGGCTAATGGAAGCCCCCCGGTAGTAGATACCACATCACGAGAGATAAGCCGATAATCAATCTCAGGAGAATCCTTCCGAAATGCATGTCTACTAAACAAAATCAATGATTGCTTTAAAGACAACTCGTTGAGTTGGTACATGTAGCCTACACCAGCCTCATCAAGAATGCTCTTGTTTCTAGTTGTGATGATGACTATACTTCCAGCTTTAAACCAACTACCATCTCCGACCAAAGCATTCAAGTGAGTCTTgtcatcaacatcatcaagaagAATTAGGACTTTCTTACTTGTAAAACGACATTTGATGACACCAATTCCCTCGTCCACAGTCGACACATCATGTGGACTTCTCAGTATATCGTAAATGAGCTGCTTTTGTAGGCTTTCAATACCTTTGCGCCAAGATATTTCTCGAATATTTGCCACAAAGCTAAGACACTCAAAATCACCGGAGAGTTTGTTGTATAACACCTTTGCAAGAGTAGTCTTACCAATGCCGCCCATTCCATAAATCCCGACAATCCTTGTATCATTGGATTTAGGATCTATCAAGCTCATTACCTCTTCCACACGATCATCGATTCCCACCAACTGGTTCGGAACAATTAGCCGAAAGAGCCTTTTTAACTCGCTCGCAACTTTTCCGACAACAATTTTAACTAATGTCCCTTCATGCCTGCCAAATAATAATGAGTTTCAGTATAGGATGGCAATATTTATACTCTAGATCTAGTTctaagaaacaaaacaaagtttTGGTTGAGAA is a genomic window containing:
- the LOC125316743 gene encoding uncharacterized protein LOC125316743 isoform X2, translating into MERCAWPKNLSSSRKHAIKELLHGQNPTKKIRHLFDAHSQTGNDTAQPLIAEDPIVNVLRSFSNTLSLSSSAAESYEVLPVPANACVRSEVSGGRESIHTPVPRKISDTRTRLDQNLIDNNGHKRRTYDQKLILNSKSPKYFTNDTSIFINFSYRFFYCSVFS
- the LOC125316743 gene encoding uncharacterized protein LOC125316743 isoform X1, producing the protein MERCAWPKNLSSSRKHAIKELLHGQNPTKKIRHLFDAHSQTGNDTAQPLIAEDPIVNVLRSFSNTLSLSSSAAESYEVLPVPANACVRSEVSVEVSEESIKPPPVPTNACVRSEVSGGRESIHTPVPRKISDTRTRLDQNLIDNNGHKRRTYDQKLILNSKSPKYFTNDTSIFINFSYRFFYCSVFS